ttttaatataaaaaaaaatattttttaaataatcgcATAACAGATATACGACTAAgtctaaaaaatataacattttaatatataaattttaatataatatatattaaagcattttttttaaataaaggatatatatatatatatatatatataatttatattaccatttttcaattataaatacttTAGTTATAGTTATAAAAGACAGCTAGGCTGTAGCTCATCCCAATATGTCGCCAGCCATTCAGAGACTGCAATACTGCTAGTCCACTGCACGGCTTGCTTTCCATCAATTGAGTgataaataaatacttatataaatgctatattatataataatacataaataaatacttCAAGTTGCTCTAGATTTCTTGTACAGTTGGTATGCTTCTACAAAATTGCAACCACAAGTCATAACTATTTAATTAGTTGCATAATAAATTAGGATTAAGCCGAATAATATTTCTTAAACATGTTTACTTCAAGTGAccggaaataattttttaatgaaataatcaATTGGACTAAGTTATGATCAGTCCTGAatcatttaacaaatttataaaagacATTCTCACATGAACATCTTTAACTTATATTGCTCCGCCGTATTTATTGGTCCTCAACTACAAAGTATATTCATCCTTTGGCGTACATAATATAACCACAATAGCATATTCTTCAATTCTCATGTCATCCATTGCCAATTTGCCACTAACCAAGATCAAATTTGAGCCCAAATTTACTATGATATGATGACAAGAAGTATATTGGtcactaaatataaaattatatttttcaaaagagttaaaaataatattaaatttattaataatttatattatttttataatttttttatgcaatCTGGTGATTTAGACTCGAACACCATAAATAcaaagaagtaaaaaaatttaaattcaaattagaGTCTTTATGTGTCATTTTCATAAGAGCtattaactaaattatatttagaaaatttatcatttaatatagaaaaatttgttaatatttattgttggtGGTAGCAAAATATGtaaatttataagaaataattaatgttttaaaaaaaattaatgtacctagttaaaaatataacgtcaaatttataaaaatgaaaaataaattatcaaaagagttttatatatttatatttaaagataaatgaattataattttaattgtaaatGCTAATTGATTGAATTAAGATCTTGCAGGGAATAGATCACTTTATTTCCATTTATTTCTTAGATGAGAAAAAGAAACTAGAGTTAATAATTTCACTCTACAGTTACAACATTGAAGAGAAAAAGAACAAATTCAGTAGCTAGTAATTAAGCTATAGCTACACACGTCTTTCCCAAGGGAAATAGTGCCCTTAGTTTCCATGCTCCTTCGGACGCATTACACAATGCACATGCACCCATCAATTTGGGAATTCTATTATTGTGTTTGATCTGAGATTACTAGCTGTAGTATAACCAAATAAGCAACCAATTTggcaaataaaattaaaattaaacctATAATTAATACTACTTAGCACACTAAGCTTTTGATGTGTCATCATCCCACTTATGTTAACTATGACATTATACTAAAATGCTTCCTCATAACAGCTAAATAAGCTACTTTATGTATGAGGTTCCACCTATGATCCATGTAAGCCAATTTGGGTTCTTCTaggatttgaataattatactACAGCCTAAGAGCCTATTCTTAGTAACTAAAGAACATGTAATCATGAAAATACAACCACACTAGCTAGTTGGACCAAAGAACAAGAGAAACATGCCTGCTCAAGGCCACTTTGTGTTTAGTAATTGCAACTAGTAATATGACTCTGCTTGTTGGCACTTGAAAATTCAAGGTTCCTAAGTTGCAGTATTTTAAATTGCATGCTAtactttctttttaaaaatagttttttttttcaaaaaaataataattatagtattttatGAATGTATGAAGAGTATTTGTAAAGCTTACCACTGTACTAgtaattcataattaatttgaCATATACTTACATTCAAATTTGTAATTAAATCCTTAATCAACAAGCAagaaaaattagtaatattttcACATAAATGGTGATTTTATATAAGTTTAATAATTGTTGTAGTCcttctattttaatttacttATACAGTGTcttacatcaattttttttttctttttgtgatatatatatatatatatatatataattaaaattacattttaagtaataattcaTCTAAAcagtattatattttttaaaaaagtaaacaaTGTCGTATAATCAATTAAATtgccaaataaatatattatttatcgaattatcaaaattcaacttcaaaatatataatcagAGAAAATATTagacattttaaaaattgaagaattaaaaTTGTGTGTTTAAAAATAGAGTTAAATTGTGAATGAAACAAGTTAGAGAGGGGACGGTAGCTTTATTAAGACTATTCTTTTTTAAGCATGTCAACTTAATCACGCTGAATATTGTTTTAGATGCATTTGATTAGGTGTATCACACAAAAAATCATGATGCAATAAAATCTAAGATTTGTtcttaataaatttcaattaaatgtttgtttggtaaGGGAAATTTATGACTCTATGAATGAGAAATAGATGAGTGATGAAATATAGAGGGCTGGGGGGAGGGGTCCATCCTATATAGTATTGGTGTCATATAAAAACTATATAGTCTCCAGAAAAATAGACTGCTATTCATGAAACAAATTTGGGAACTGAAAGGCAAAGAGAAAATAACATTTGTTCCCTTAAAAATGCAGGGGACCCCTTAAAACAGAATAGAGTTTGGCCCCCCCTGCCAAAGTTATGAGTTCTTGGGGGGGTGGGGGAGAATATGATGACACTAATTGTCTCACCCTGGGACTTGTACATTATGCACAAGTTACTTTCCTACACTTATTTACCTAAAATTCTCAACCCTGAGCCCAAGACTTAGGTCCTTTTGTACTATAATTAACAATGTGACAACTGACAACTCCATTGCACTAACTACACTACCTCTATGCCTACCCTTTTCTTTCATAGCTATGAATGAAGGAAAATGaaattgaaggacaaaaaagTCAGTAACATAAAAAAGGACCCCCTGATGAGAAGGTTAGCACATATTTGGATTGTCCAACATCAGGTAATAACACCTAAGATTTTAATTCCCTACTTCTAATATTCCATTTctatttgttgaaatttttattaaatctatatcaaacttttacAAAATTAACTTATAAAGCAATAAGTATATGTTATTTATAACCACATTTTTAGATTATAATTTATTCAATGTCAAACTTTTATTACACCCTTACTAAGCTGTGTTGATAAATAGGAGTTATGAAGATtgtttactttttaattatctTCATGTGGTTTAATTTGTGATTATGGAGACTACAAATATATTGGAAGTTAtccaaaaatatatgaaaatgatattgaagactattttaaaaaaatggaagTTAATAGAATTTTTTGATTGTGGTTTACGAGTCATCTTCTAATTTTTCATAGGTTCTTATGATGATGTTATAAGtgtatctttttaaaaaacttagAGTCTTAAATAACATAAGAGTATATTCGAAAAAACGAGAATTTCTACTAAATACAAGGACAAAATTGTCTTTTAACTTTTTAACTTTGATTGAGAGACTATTATTTTAGTACATCAAAACGTTCtacatttatttagtttttaatgtCATCTAGATAGATTTGTGTATGAGTATCATGATATTTTCTTTGTCCTGCAATGAATGACTCATTTGTCacgttatattaaaaaaaagtataattaaatGAGAGAAATAAAGTTGTatttgtgtgtatatatattaatatttttaataaaccaaTGACTCTTATAAAACTATTGATGTCTCCATCATTACCGTAAATGTAAATGGATGATAATGGACATTGTAAAATGGAATACTAAGATTAGTGTTAGATGATATTTATGAAAAGTCAATAGAAATAATTTGCAGACATTGTAAAATGGAATACTAAGATTAGTGttaaatgatatttatgaaAAGTCAATAGAAATAATTTGTAAACCATGTTAGATACCCGTAAGAATCAGAATCGATCTACAAGTAAGGTCACTAAAAAATATCGCTTTaatcctaaaaaaaaaattatatttaatgaaaacgtctccaaaaatattttgtactTAATAAAGTCCCCATATTATAGTATTTTGAtacttaaaactaattaaatcttatctaatattaatattctttcaataaatattaaaataatcaattaaaaaataaatattatataaatgaattatattaatttttttgagtaTGTGGACTATATTAAGTTAATAAATGAGTGTTTATTGTAAAGTatctgaaaaatatttttttcgcTATTTTTCTGAAGTATTATTGTAAATTGTAAAAAGCTTCATATCAAAATTAGCTTTATGTCTGAGAATATTTTAGGTCGGTGGTGGTAAGAATGTAGTTAGTTCAGTAATAAATAGAGTTGGTTGAGTGATTGTTTTGATCTGCTGTGAGATGATGAAATATGCTCATGAATCCAAGTACCATGATTGATCATTAGTTGTGTGGATTATGTTGATTCATTGCATAATTGACAGTATCATTTGGGAATAATTGTTGGATCTAAGAGTGATTTGTTGATGCACCAGTTGTGTTGACAGGATTTGTTGAAACTGAATGAGAATTGAATTCTTGACCATGCTTGTTGCCAGATTGATTAGAATTAGGGTTTTGATTTTCATTGGAATTTTGAGCAATGTTCGCAGTCATAGGTGGCTTTGCCAATTCTTTTCCGAACTTttcaaaataaacttattgaagGAAGAGTATAATGACAGAGGGATAATAATCATTTGGTAATTCTTCAAGAATTGCATGTCTTCGTGATCTAATATGGGTCTCCACCATAAATTAGGGAATCAAATATACACTTTATGCAAATAGATATATTCGAAAATGAATCACAATTTTGCTGTTGTTTTTTAGTTGTGATTCAAAGTACATGTGTATTTTGTACGAGATTTCATAGGAGTGTTTACATCCTATCACATGAAGAAGCATGTCATCGGAGATGGAGGAGAAAAGTCAGGCGAAAGAGCATTTTATCCTTCACCAACCACTGTTGATACTTATTTGTGCATTTTGTGGTATTTTTGGGATATTTGttaatgatttaaatatatgtatatatattttattaactaaagatgtattcaaaatttaaaactttaatttttttttcaaaataaagttattattttttgagtTCTTAACGATTATTCTGaccttaaaaaaattagaaaataaataatgtatacACTCAGAACCCTTAAACACCTAAATGGGAAAACTACTTTATAGATGATCTTAAACCTCACATATATTTCAGAAACTTGAAATATATCTCTACTGGCCAACAACCAAATTATTAAACTCAGCATCCTTTCCATATCCACATCTGCTTCGACTTTAGATTTtgtcactttttatttttatatataaaattagattttgtTACTCTAActgaatattataaatatagcaTAAATAAGTTGTGACGGAAGGaagatagaataaaaataagttCATCCTCCAAAAGTCGCATATTCATGCCAAGCATAATTTCTTCCCAAGCCAAGACAAAAATGATCCGTCCTGAATGCCCCATCTCCGTCATCTTAGTACCCAAAACACACACATACATATGTACAAAACAAAATTGTATTTACTCCAAAAAACTATTGTACAAAAGAGtgagaaaaggaaagaaaaaagtgTATGGTTGTCTTTAGTGAATTCGTAGAACGAGATATGGTGGTGGGGTTGGAGAGAATTTGTGTCTCATGCCGTTTGCCACCCTTTAATCCAGTATCCCATTTTCCACTTGTACCcatatacaaataaatataaatataaatgtgtgTATTGCTTTGCTTGGTGTTGGAAAGTTTCTTAACTTTCTATACGATTTGCTCATCATTTCACAGTCCACACCCAatgtgtgagtgagagaaataAAGAGAGTGGGAGAGACACGAATAAATCGGACAACACAACAAAACATAACAACAGCATTCACAATTTTTTAAGGTTGcaatgaaagaaaattaaaaataaactctATTGCTACCAAAACTTTGTCAACATTTTTCTACACTGAAGTGTTACCAtttcttttacatttttcttaCCAAATCAAATCAGCCTTCAAAGTCCAATTGTAGAAACCTCACATGAGCAAAAACCCAAAACTTAGTGATACACCACCATTAATAATTCATCCACAATCCAATTTCAACTTACCAAGCCACTCTTCTCTTCTTAAGAGCGCAGAATCATGACTCAAATTGGCAACTTCCAATTtcatttttgtatattttcccccaaatcctaatttttccttttttttttttgtttgagtaaaaaatttaaataaaaccacatacaaaaaaaattaaatagttgGAGTAGCTAAGCTGGATTTAGCTGTAAAACCTACTCCATCAAGAACCGCTTCACAATCTTCACGCTTGGTTCCAACACTTGATTTTTCCATAAATCGGAAAATACGCCGGCGCCGCCGCGAGACTCTGACGTCAGCACCGCCCTAAAAGCCTCCGTGGCATCTATTCTCCGTAGGTCCCACCCAGCTCTTTTTAACCGTAGGATCTTTCCAATCTGCCTCTTGGCTAACTGACATGTGTTATCTTTAATCGCCCTCACTGCTTCCTCGTATGCACCTTCTCGCATCGGATTTTCACCTTCCTCTAATTTATCCGCCGGTGgatacttattaaaaaaacgGTCGAACTCTGGCACTCCGATTGCTTTTCTCAACCCGGTTCGGTTTTCCGAATCCGGTTCGAAAAACTGGGCCAACTCGTCCACCATTCCCGAGTCGAACATTTCGTCGACTCGCTTCAATAAATATTCCGATAACACAGGAAACGATATATCCATCCAGAGAAAGCAACATTTGTACCTTAAATCCGACGATATTGACGATAGCGAcgatgatgatgaagatgaagatttaTCGAACACGTTTAACTCGGGGTCGAATCGTTCTACGAGAAGAGCGTGAATGAATGAGTTGGACCCACCGACGATAATGGGAAGCTTTCTCCGGGAGGTTATATCGGAGATTATTTCTCCGGCATGACGGCGGAAATCTGAAGGGGAAAACTCACCGTGGGAATGGTCGACGTCGCCGAGAAGATGATGTGGGACGCCGTTGCGTTGATGAAAGGGGATCTTGTTGGTGGTAATGTCGAGTCCTCTGTAAACTTGCATTTTATCGGAGTTTATTATTTCTGAGAAGGGGAAGAGGGTTGCGAGTTCAACGGAAAGACGAGATTTTCCGGAGCCGGTGGCGCCCATGATAACTACCACCTTGTCTTTCCGGCGGTGGCGGGAGGCGGCGCTGTCCATTCGAGGCCAGCGGGGCTTTGTAcgggaggaggaggaggaggatgAAGAGGGAATGAAAAGGGTGAGAGAAGAGTGATGAAATTTGATAGgttgatgatgataataataagaAGGTTGAGAGTGGTGTGAGAGAAATGAAGGCATATAGGAAATAAAGAAAGAgaaagtgtgtgtgtgtgagtgagagagagagagagaagaagcGTTGATTGATATGATATTGTTAATGTTTGGGAGAGAAGGCAGAAAGTGCGTGCGTGGGTTTGGGTATAGTACAGAATACAGATAGCGTGTGTGTCCTGGCAGTAGTGAGAGTGAAAATGAGCGTAGTGGGTTGTTTATTATTCTTATGAGTATGGAGAAATAGAATCACTCATCTCTCAACTTTGAAAATGGCATTGCATTTTCATTTCATAATATGCCACACTAATTCTTCAATTCAGCAGCACCTGTTACTTCTGCTTGCTAGCTAGCTAGCTGCTGctatttttgtttgttgtgtTGGAAATTGCAGGGGAGAATGGCATTGCATGATTTGGGAGGGAAGGGTTTGTTTTGATTTAAGAGGGGAGAATACACACACTTTCACCTCACCTTGGATATATACTACTATCATTATTCTCTGTCTTCTTTGCTTTACCCTCACTCACTCTGTTTCTTTCTATTTCAGTGAAATGAGTTTGTGACACTACAGAGATATATATATCCTCTCTTATTTCACTTTCTAAATGTCTGTCTAATCAtccttaattaaaaattaacatcatttattttactatatttttttcgGTTCTGTTGTGTCATAAAATGCAACTGGTGTTTCATTCAAAAATTCTGTTTTCCATTTTCTAGTCTTATTccatcatattaaaaaataaaaataaaactcctATTCAATTATTTGTGGCTCAATCATAATCCAAcacttatattttaataatattagtgTAGATAACTAGATATATGTGTTGTGCAAgagtatataattatattgttttaGATGGGCCAAGGCTCATCCTTATGAACTATAGCCGAAAGGGTCAAGCTTGTGCATATATTTGGAACCCTAAATTTATTTCTTCTACTTGTTGGTCTTAGCTCTAACAAGCGGGAACAAACAAGAAGTGGGCATTCTGACGAGAGATCTGCAATTCTTGAGACTACTGTACTATTCACTTATAAAAAATCTACCACCATTTTAGAGTGACCGTTCTATCATTTGAGTAAATAAAATGTTGTTCCGTTAAATTCTCTCAAATCCATACATTTTTCTCCATCCAGttcaaatcaaatatatatttgtatctTTTTAGTGATATTATCGAACTTAACTTATTTCATTCATAAATAAAAGTTGTAATGCAAGGGTTTAAATCATGAATATGATTACTAATATATAACTTAGAGACCctatttaatatataacaacaattatcttagttaattatagtaaaatttattatctctttaaaaattatatatatatatatatattatttatttttaaataaaatttattctaaactttgaaaaaagaatttagTAGAACTCTTCAGTAGTATCCATATTTATTAACAAGTAGTTAAAAATTTGcttttaaatgatatatatagaaaaatttaGAAACTATAATATTCCTTCATTTATtcctctttatttatttgacacctctacttttttaagttaaattgattaatttatttttatttctcttattttatattgatttgaCATTTTACTTTTGTACTTTTATTTGGATGATTAAagtttttacattatttttatgaaaataagtcactaaataaataattgtagagtataattcatacataaaataaaatatttgtcactaacatatttgtttgttattaatataaatgaaaataattttaatatatcaattaaaatttattataaaaatcatatagaaaacaaatatttgtcactaaaaATTTAGAGcaacacataaaaaatataataataacacaaGGTGAACAAAAGGTTCAAATTCCCGCTAAGAGGTATTCATATTTAATGTCCGACACACATCAAAAAGAATTACcttaagtgaaaaaaaaaaacgagataaatatttattattaataaatacagaaaaacatgagataaatatttatttcggTCCTTAGACGAGATGGTAAATATACCTCTAGAAATTCACAcacaattgataaatatatcgGTATTTTGTCAGTTGAATTATGACTGAAAGACgcataagataaatatttataattgataaatataaaatataacgaggcaaatttatgtcattaattcattaattaaaaatacggGCTATAtctttgtcattgataaatataaaaaaaaaaattgtaatgaatatatatcattgttaaatataagaaaatacgGGAtgcatttttatcatttataaatataaaaaattacgggaaaattaaatattattgatacataaaaaaatacggGATACATATTTGTccttgataaatattaaaaaaaaaaatgagataaatatttatcactaataaatataaataaataaataaataaataaataaataaataaaaacacaagacaagacaaatatttgtccttGATATGTAAAAAATAAGGGACAcatatttatcactgataaatataaaaaaaataccaaaataatatttgtcATCTATACATAAAAATAGCAGATgacaaatatttctcattcataaatataaaaaaaaaaaagaaaaatatttgcaactgataaatatttataattgataaatataaaataatataggaTACATATTTAACATTagtatacaaaaataaaatgagatgaATATTTGTCACcgataaatatattaaaaaaattatgggacaaatatttgtgactgatatataaataaaatacaggacatatatttgttattgatcaattttttaaataaaaaatatggaacaaatatttgtcatgatACATAAAAAAGTACAAGACAAATGTTTATCATcgataaatataacaaaacacataacaaaataacatattttgtagttttttttttatatcttctaaacaaaaataagaatagttataataatttattagtaaaataattaattgtcatgataataaaaaagtataagacaaatatttatcattgataaataacatattttgtatttttttatgacttttagacaaaaataagaataattataataatttattagtaaaataatacattggacaaatatttgttattaaaaaattatttaaaattaatgtctTTTTAATATCGtctatatataaataagaacaattataatacactaagtataaatttctttaaaattttagacCAATTAATAAATATCCATATTATTAAGTCGGacattttatttctaattcGAACTTgagaatttataattatgtgaaaattatgattatatttctgatactaaaaaaaaaagctatATACAAAACATATTTCTGCACAACTCTATTATGTAATTAATAAATCTGTAAATGTGAGATATAATTTTGTAAGggttatattatatataccaCAGCCAATGACGTATATAATTTGCCCCTTGCAAGTTGCAAGGGCTTGGTCCCTTGttgacttttaaatttttattttcatgtcaATCCCTGAAACTTATAAACAAAGTGTcaacaattatcaatattatatttaaatcaccatattttttaattcaatttaagtGAGTTATATTATAATCtcacaattaatatttattatattcttaaaattgaaaaatatttgaagagaacatcacaaaatttaataattaattatctacatagcttttttaaaatttaaatatgagcAGATCTAAATATACGTTCTTTTCTGtactcatataattttttttcacaagCACATCTCAATGACCCCTCTACTatgttaataattttgtatcATTAACTAATAAACAATGGATAAATACCTTAGTCTTGATcttatatgaaaaatttattgGATCATAAGACATACGCGAATATCACATTATTCAATAGCATTTGAATGATATGCTTTGCGTCTTTTCCAATTTTagcataattaaaatattctaagTTTGAATACAGTTTTAAAAACGTTGCAATATTAAAATTcttgaaaaatgattttgtcCTTCATTATAGTTCGACTCAAAAGATTaccatttatattttatatagaaaatatataatttatcaacAAAACAAGATGAGCTCCTCAAACTTCAAGCGACTACCTTTGCCCCTCACacaacaacattgttgtatatacaaacaataaagaaaatgaaCTTAATTCCACATCACACGAGTGTTAATATTATAGTTTTCATATATCTATCATAATTACTATTATATTTCTATACTAAATATTGAGAAAATGTGTTAAATAAACTATATAACAttgtttcctaaattatttttactgtgataagaaaaaatatgaaaaagaatAAGTTAATTAACGCTAATTGAAAATGTTGAATGATTTGTTAGTTggttattatcaatataatcaaacatGTGCTTGCAAGTTGTTCAAAATGATTACTAGGATCGACAAAGAGCAAACAACTATTAAAAAGGTTTTAGGCTTAAAAAATTGCTTATggtattataaatattgtttaaaataaatttaattttttttgttagtttggtttgtttgtttgtttttttattttttttttatagtaaagatagattcattcattcaataaaatGATTCAAGAGGATTATAATTTGATTGAAACAAAAGTGTTTAGATAAAATCAATTCCCATAAgataaaaaaacctaattgctAAGCCTAATTACTGAACATCAAAGAACAACAAGAGATCGTAGCAAAAATGGTACAACTTAATCACATATAGACCTTAACTTTCAGCTTAATAATTTTTCCGACCACAATATAAGACGAAAAGAAGAGAATTTAAAATCGACCAAAAGGGAGGTAAGAGTAGAGAGAAATCGTTGTCTCTCTCTAAAATTATAGTTCACATAAAATTGAgtcatatatgttaaaaatcataaatattgttcatattaaattaattatatttttaaca
The genomic region above belongs to Cicer arietinum cultivar CDC Frontier isolate Library 1 chromosome 4, Cicar.CDCFrontier_v2.0, whole genome shotgun sequence and contains:
- the LOC101496203 gene encoding adenylate isopentenyltransferase encodes the protein MPSFLSHHSQPSYYYHHQPIKFHHSSLTLFIPSSSSSSSSRTKPRWPRMDSAASRHRRKDKVVVIMGATGSGKSRLSVELATLFPFSEIINSDKMQVYRGLDITTNKIPFHQRNGVPHHLLGDVDHSHGEFSPSDFRRHAGEIISDITSRRKLPIIVGGSNSFIHALLVERFDPELNVFDKSSSSSSSSLSSISSDLRYKCCFLWMDISFPVLSEYLLKRVDEMFDSGMVDELAQFFEPDSENRTGLRKAIGVPEFDRFFNKYPPADKLEEGENPMREGAYEEAVRAIKDNTCQLAKRQIGKILRLKRAGWDLRRIDATEAFRAVLTSESRGGAGVFSDLWKNQVLEPSVKIVKRFLME